The window CCGGCACCCCCCTCATCCCATCCTACAGCCGCGAACCCTCCACCGTCGCAAACCGAGCGTTGGCCACGcctccgccggagctcctccgagTATCGGCCTCGCGCGCGGCCTCTTCATGCCGCCGTGGATGACCTCCGCGGCAGGTGGCGTCGTGCCGGCGCCCGCCGTGATGATGCCAcgtgaagatgaggatgaagacaaAGACGAGGACGAGGCTTGATTCTTATGCTTTtggtttgcattttgaacttggttgaaTTATGTTGTGAACATGCATttaaacttgtgggcatgaacttttgggCGCAAACTTGGTTGGAATGATGTTTGTGATTCAACATATGCCAATATATTGTGTTGAAGTGTGAAATTTATGCCCAAAATAAAAACAAATGTGTGCGCCGGCTGTTcgtgcgcgctgcattttagcgctatTGCTGGAGCAAGCGCTGCGCGACACGCCAAACCTAACGATGGACACGCCGTAAAACAGATTTTAGCGCGCTGCATGTTAGgcacctgttggagatgctctaatatgcGCAGTAGGTTGATATTTCTGCTCGGGATGGGCGTACGCCTGCACGAACGAGCGAGCGTGCGTACACGACCGTTACTCCCACGAGCCTGTGTTGTACACCACCCGTTTGTGCTGACGGGTTTGTCATTTTCCAACGCATGGGCATGTATGATTAGAGTACGAGCTTCTCCTGCAGACACGCACGTACACGCGCACGTACGTATGATGTGTTATGGTGTGCCAGTATGTACGTAGACGATGGGTGGTCGGTCGAGTTCACGAACAGTCGCTTTCCACCAGCGCGATCGATCCGAttatctgtctctctctctctcgttccagTTGCTTGCAATATATCTTCGTGTTATGGTGTACGTAGACTTGGACACAGTGGCACAGTGCGTGCACGGCTTCATGTTGCTTTTTCTAAGAGAAAACTTATGCAGCGACGCGTGCATTGACCGGTCCAACGAAGGACCAAAGCCAGGACTCTCGCAGtaagtaaggccaactccaccgcgcgaccccaaacggacatccgttttgtccggatcctgtccgtttgggtagcgatttggggtcgtgtccgggcatgTCCTGAGATGCGGTGGCCGTgggcgcgcggccgcatccattttGCCCCATCCTGGCCCCGGTTCACGCCGACAACagagccagcggcctacacgtccatcgccggcatcagccagcggccggcaacacagccagcctccagAATGAATAGTTCTACTCGCCGGCAACACAGTCGGCCTCCAAAATGAATGGTTTCTCGCCGGCACACTACCAGCGGCCCGACGGGcgggcgggcggcacccatgccagcctcaaaaagaacggccacgccgatcggacgacctagttcaggccttcggcgtcgagcatctccttctgtctggcctcgaaccaggccctcgtcttgtcgctcatcttcgacaagtccacgctcatgatcgcaagggccacctccttcgctttggtggcggcattggtggcctcgatgtcgagctgcctttgcctggccttgacgttgtcggcctcgattcgagctgcctttgccgggccgcctcctccatgtcgagctgcctttgccgggccgccttctccatgtcgatcttcctcctcttggccgcctcctccatctcaagcttctgtctttgaaggtctaggtattgcttcatttgctcgtccttgctttgccgcttcttctcgtccctcacatccttttgagacatcatgccatgcaaagtctcatgcaaggccatggatgaggcgtcacgtatgtcgtccaccttggagttggtcttgcccctcggcctcttcaacgcctcgccatctccacctccggcgaacttggccgtCTTCAGTCCTCTTTTTCTTTGTAGTTCACGGTATtggtccttgaacttagggcacatgttgatgagcgtccaacaatgcgtaagagtgaatggcttgtcattgtgccgggccttgaatgcctccaaagattggaatgcctacaccacatgatcaacaacaagtgaacatgcaaacatatacatggccaaagtctcatggccgtagcaaggaaagggCTAGAAAGAGGAGAtcataccatgtccccaacgccgagaccactcacgggccatgcttcaacgctctcaaatgcggcgcaatacttgttgcactcttgttggatgaacaaccatcttttttgaatcgaaccgatgccacggttgcttgtaatttggaagggctcaaacatcttcctttcatggaatgttttgtggactctcgtccaaaaaacaatgcccttttgttgcgcgccggtcctcggatcttggctaatctccatccaagcttggcaaatcaacttgtcctcatcttgtgtatatgaacccgtgcgaatgctcttcctcttcttttgagcctccgctctttgggtgagctcgtcgatgaacaatggcgcaccactaatatcaacgtcattgctttcttcttcttcttcatcaccttcgacatagatgtcatcgtcttcatgccacgagtcaccatggtcgtagtcagcatgGTCGTGCCCACCTTCATCGGGGACGTACTcggcgcggccatcctgactttgggtctcatcGGGGTCGTAGGCACGACCATGCCCACCGTCAAAGATCACGTCCTCCATTTAgcggttgtagaaggggtcgtcgaccgCTGGCGTTGGGGTTGGCATTTCATCAAACAAGACGCGGGGGGCCGGCATGGTGCCCGTGAACGATGCCCGTGCCTGCTTTCTTAGCATCTCGACGGACGGCCGCCCGCCGCTGCTAGACCCAGGCGTGAcattgaggtcgatgacggccgcggGGCACGGTGTGGACGGCGCGAACGCGCCCACGTCCGGCGACCCCGAGAAACGGGTTtggccgtcgtgccttggcggaggGAAGCAGGGCGACATGGGCGCGGTGCGCGACGTCGGTGACTGGCAGTGCGTAGGCCCggcgaccgacgagcctgtgcttGCCGGGCCGACGGCCGCTGCAAGGAACCCGGCAggacggcccatgccaagcatgaggatggcgtgcgctttgttgacgaggtcctccttctcgtcggcagcggccttgcgccgcgcggcctccagctcctcgcgctgggcggtgaacttggccgcggcggcattgaccttgacgaccgctctccgttccctcctcttcgtcgattccgcgtccaacttggcgatcttctccggcgtgcactccgactGCGGCTTCCTTGCCGCCTTCTTCTTGACCTTTgcgggcgggtcgacggccaggccgaaggaacccggcggcggcggggcatcggccatggacgggggagagagggggcgacgGGGGAGGGTTTGGGGCAAATGGCGCCAAATGGGCAGGGGGGGTTGGTTTCtcccaccgacgggcgggccaggggaggacaagcgcgcgcgtcttgcccgtccgcgcgctgtccgtttcaccccaaaccgagcgcaagtttgggccggggatgggtcgaaaacggaccgaatccggacatttgtccgtttgaggccgcgcgctgggccgcctcttttgttccttttaCCCCAAACAGATgggggcggacaggatagggtcgcgcggtggagttggcctaacacaTGCATGCAGCACAGAGACATAGACCAGAACCCAACCGGCGAGCTACTCCGGTGTGTCTGTCTGTGCACAGTAACTTGATCGCCACCCTTGGACGCACAACAGCTTTTCCACACAGCAGAAAGCAGCAGCAGCATCGTGAAAGCTAGAGGAGGAGCGAGCAGGTTTAATCTTCAGAGAGGTGGTTGGAGCAGTAGTAAAGTAAACGATATGAGGCAGGGTTGAAAGCCGAGTGAATGAATGAGTCGGATAACATGGCATGCAGGGGGCCGGGGCAGGGGCAGGCCATGTGCCGCTCGCTCGGTCGCGCGCGCGCTCTAGAGCCGCAGCAGCAACTCGTGACCAACACAGGCAGAGGCAGGCAGCAACAGGGGAAAGCAGCAGCAGCGGATGGCAATAATGCCACACTCATCACTCGCCCCCTCTCTTTCCTCCAAGCAGCGGTGCACACGCACTGTCGTACGCCCCGGCCTGCACGGACGTACCCCCACGCCCCAGCCCAGCACGGCCGCCCCCTATAACCCTACCTTAGCCGGGGCCCCTCCCCCCACAGCGCCATGTGTAGCCGTCCGCCAGCCTGCACCTCACCTCCCCTAGTCACCTCAGCCAGCCATCCCAGGCCGGCCAGTGAAAAAATCTGGCCGCCTGCGCACCAACGGCAATCATAATTCCTTCCATGAGACTCATTCATGGGGATGGTGACCCGAGCGAGGTCCTGGGCGGGCAAGGCAGCGGTGTCATGGCGCCGCTGGTGGCCATGGCGGGCCCTGCCGGCCGCGGGCGGGGCCACCACCCCTGGCAATGATAAGTTCTTGGGGTGGGCGATGGATGGCCAGGAAGAGAGGCGAGACGAGACCCGACGACGATGTGATCGCTCCTTCCGCTTCCTTCCTGCGGCGGTTGGGCGACAACGACCCTTGTACAAGAGATTTATTCCCGCCATATCTCCCGCCGGATCCCATGTCGGGGTCGTAATTAGGCAAGCAACGAACGGGCGGGTAATATAACAACAAACTCTTTTGTACTGTGCACATCATCTCTGCAGTTTCGTACTATTGTCAAACTCAAAACTGATGGACTCATTTGATTGACGGGTACGCGAAATCACGCGAAATCGCTTCGAATCTGGGGTTTTGATTCGAGTATGTCGTTGTTACACTGGTGAAGGACTGGAGCATCATGCTACTCTACAGCAAGTAATTTCCGAGGGACGGAACAGAACGGAAGGAAAAACGAACTTTGTGGGTGAAGCGAGAGCGGCGCCAAATCACAGGAAAAACCTTCTCCTGCTCGTGTCCAGGTCGGGCTGCAAATGGCAAGGCAAGGTTCCGGGTTATGTCACGGGGACTCATAATGTAGCGAGTAGAGTGGAATGGTgagtggatgatgatgatgatagtagtagtagtaccttGTGAACCCACTCGTACTCCCCGCTTTTGGTGTCGAAGGTCCCGTGTTGCAATGTGAGCAGCTTCAGGGTGAACCGAGGGCCGCATTCCTATATCATCAATAAAGCCACAGATAAAACTTCAGGATTACTGATAAAAGGTAGTAAAAGATTGCTATTCTATAATGGGTTCCTTCCATCAGCAGTAGTCAAATAGCATCATCGCTAACATGTAACGGGCAAGATAGTCAAGGTACATGAACTTGTGGGATTTCACTTAGTATAAACTCTTTTTTTGGAAAACAACCATCACTATCTGAACATATGCAACATAGAAGGATTGCGAGGACAGGACTTTGGTCCTTTCAAGGTTGGTTGATTACAGTATTGTGAATGAAAATCCTTGCAATCACACATAAAACTCTGGTATGGAGTAGTAGTACTGTATCTCAAGTACCTGAAGGCGGCAGTTTATTTGCTTCTCAGTTTTCGTTTCACCCTTCGATTTCTTGTCCTTTGAAACGATCTTCTTTTCTTTCTCCTCAAAGATGTACCTATAGTGAGGAATTGCAGATCATTAATATTCAAATGCTGAAGGTAAATTAGTATGCAGAATTACAAACTTGCGACACCGTTATAACACACTACTGCTTGCATTGCACATTTGCGCCTGTGGTACTACAAGTATATAAACTATTGTATAATCATGAAAACCAACAATTTCATATCTCTAAAATGGTAACAGCATGCTTTTGACTTAATTGTGTTTTCATATATATTCACCTGTGATGACGGAAAAATATATAGTCTCGCTGATTGTGGAAGGTCACAACTCGGCGGCCACGGAAATTTgggtcttgagggaaaagagattgTATCATCCTGAATAAACAACAGGGGAAAGTAGACGTGTTAACAACATTTTTTAATATAAGGTTGTCCTTTTGTAAAAGGAGTGCTTATTCTTGAATTACCTCCCAACACGGTGACCAAGGCGCGTAGTAAAATTGTTCAACACCAACTCTGGCTTATGACTTGTAGGGTTCCCATGGTTCTGTCATACAGAGAGATAAACCAAAATGTTAAGTGAAGGTAATCTTGATTGGTCAGTAGTAAAAGTTTCAAGTAAACTAGCTTTATACAGCAATAAACAGCAAAATACCCAAACAACACATAATGGCGTATAACAAGAGCACATAAAAATACAAATATTGTGATTACAGAAAATTAGTGTATCAAGATGTCCTATCTGATAATACACTTTTCAGCGTCCCATCAATCTAGAAGATCATCTACATAGCCATGAACTGATGAGCCCAACTCCGTTGCAATAAGTACAAATcaaaagctgtaaagcatggcaaaaTTAAAACAGCAACGTGGATATGTCAGACAGAGACATGGACCAGTCTCCAGCAGACATGCCATATGATACCGAACATTGACATATGCAAATCTGTCTTGCGTAGACAAAAGTAACATGTCTAAGACAAACTAGAGACAGGCTAGAGACAAGAGACAAGCTAGAGACAAGGAGGATGATCAATTGATGGCAACTTGACTTTTTTGTTTATGTTCAATGAACCTTTAGTTCAAAAGGTAAGCAGTGTAATATATGTATTTATGACATAACCGTTCCCAACTGCGGGTGCTATCTGAACCACATGATCAAATTTGTAGACTTATTTTTCGAAGAATCAAACAAAGACTTGTTAACAAAAACATTGCACAGTTGATTCTAACACTCCTGCCTAACACAGCAGGAGTCTCATAGAAAACGGAGAACAATAGGATTGTCGAATAAAGCAATCCTCCTTCCAGCACATAGAATACTATTATAAATGTATAATGCAGTTCCTTCTAATAAATCTAGAAAAACGGAGAACAATAGGACTTTTTCTAAATCTATAAAAACAAAAACAATGTTCTTATATGCAGCTAACAAGGTGATGATCTTATACAACCTAGGACGAGCAGAAAGTAGCATATGTATTGATCTTTAGTCACTATAACAGACAAAACAGTAAGCAAACAACCATCTTGTCGTAAAAAATCAATCTGATGAGATTAGCCACTTCACATTTTCTAAATTGCCGCACAGGTTTGAAAACCAGGAATAGGAAGGAGAGGCTTCATGTCCTTCTACGCAGTACATAGAAGTTGCTTATGGGGTCACAATTGACAGCTTTAACACATCAAATAGTCATGCCAATTATATATAAATATAAAAGTAATATGGGATTATCAGCACAGAAGATGGGTCCTTTCCAGAATCAACTAACACTAGCTTGCCCTTGTGTGCAATAGTTATTAGAGAGGAGACATTAAAGCTCCCGCTCTTCACACAGCAACTAAATTTTCAAGAGAAGACAGCTTAGCACACAGAGCACAGCATTACTGTACTGTTCCCTTTGGAGAAAGATTATGCTAGGTGACTACAAAAAATGGTTAGTGGTTACTTGGTTATCATGTTTAACAATACTAAGTAGTTTCATAGCAATAAGGTAGAGGGAAGAGAAATGCTCAAGACTAGGTCTCAGTCATTATGACTGCTGAACTACTAGATGTCAGTAAGTGATAACAATACAACACTTCAACAAATTCTTCACAAATTTATGGGTCCTTATTTCGGTATTTCCAGTAAAAGCTCAAACAGTTTATCTAAGAGACTGAGAGTATGCAGTTATGCTCACTAGTTGACTAGATCTTGTTGAGTGACTAGTAAACCTCTACTCAAGAACTATGGACTGCAAAGAAGACATAGGTAAGGAaatgcacacaagcaaacaaaaatggAAATCACACATGTAATAACTTGACATGAAAGAAGATACTAAAAACTACGGTGTTAATGTTAGTATAGAAAGTACAGATATAGTACCTTTATATCCTTCCGCAGAACGAGCTTGGATAGCTTAAAATGTGCAGTAGGGCCCTCAGGTAGGTTGATGATCAGCAGTGCATCTGTTACACAAATGACAACACAAGATGTCAGAAACAAGAACATTAAAAAAGACACAAAAATGATGAATTCTAACCAGGTTCCCGTCGATTTGTGTGGACGACCATGACTGAAGTGAACTCTCTGTTATTTGCATATTCCACAATCTGACAATAACAGTGTGTTACTATGGATATGAAGACATAACTAACTGGACTAAATGAATGGAACGTAACATGAGAACTCATCATACTTTCTTCAGGTCATAAGTTCCTCTATTAACATATTGAGCATTTGGAATCACTTGCATTAACTCCTTAATAAAAGCAGGTCCCCTCTGTCAACATAAGGAGCAGAAAGTACATTGTTAGATGACAAAATCTTGTTACAAGTTATCAAATTATCACAGATTCAGAATATCGAGCACAGAATCAGTGACGAGGTAAAAAATGCATACCCCTGAATTGAAGCGGCATGTGGTAATCAATACTTTCGGGGTTACTACTTGTTTAAGCACTGCATTGAATTCAtcagcatcattccctgcaaaCAGCTGCACACAGGAACTATTATTAGAATATACACAGACCTGGTAGAGCTGAGACACTAGCCTAAATAAGCATTCGTCTAGAGAGAATTACATAATAGATATATCAAGTCAAGACAGTGGTAGTGGTCTAAATATAACATGTCCTAACAGACCTAACAGAGATGCTTAATGCTTTCATAGCGTATTTCACTGACATTGAGGTAAGAAGTCAGCAAGATAATCAGAAAAATACTGGTTTTGGTTCTAAAGCAATGAAAATGGAGTATTCAGCAACCACAACAGCAGCTATAAATATAACCGTACTGTATTGATAATGACGGAAGAATGTGAATGTGTACATTGCAATATACAAAAAAATTGTCAATTGTAATGACACACACTATAACAGCAACACAAGCATAGCAAATCTAACTTCGGACCTGTTAATTAACAATAACTGCTGTAATCGTTCACCCAATATACGTAATTATAAGTGTGATATTACTGAACATCTGAATACTTTAACATGCTACTACAGACGAGATTCTGGAAATCCATAAGTACTGTATCTATCACAATGCAATGGTACCATATGTGTCGTGTTAATGTTATAAAACTGACAAGTGTACACCAATTGTGCAGGTTAATAACAAGAATTAAGCAGAATACTGCAGCACCGAAACACAAATTCTGACCAAAATCTCCAGCATCCAAATGTTTGCTTTTACTTGAGCTTGAAAACAATCTACTAAGCATGCAGCCCAGTCAACGAATGGTAACCACCACCCAAATGCACACCTAACTCCACCCAATACTTATGAACATGCTACTACAGAAGAGATTCTGTATTATTAACATGCTACTACAGAAGAGATTCTGGAAAGCCATAAGTACTATCTATCTTAATGCAATGGTACCATATGTGTCATGTTAATGTTATAAAAGTGACATGTGTACAAGCAATTGTGCAGGTTAATAACAAGAATTAAGCACAATACTGCAGCACCAAAACACAAATTCTGACCAAAATGTCCAGCACCCAAATGTTTGCTTTTAGTCTTTTACTTGAGTTTGAAAACAATCTACTAAGCATGCAGCCCAGTCAACGAACGGTAACCACCCAAATGCACACCTAACTTCACCCAACCATATCAATGAAAGAAATCTCTCTCCAAAATCATGTCCATACCTACTCTCTCGTATTTAGTCATGCTATCAGAAATAAGAAGCTACTAGTTCTGTTGTTAGCTTAAACCAAACATAGCATAGAAGATATGATGTTCCAATCATTTCAACAGTTCCGACAGTCGCACTGATTATACTGATCAATTCAGCAGCAGAGAAGGCATTGTACGAACCTCCTGGTCGTCAGGACGGCAGACGGTCTCGTCAGGCTCCCTGGTGTTCTCGATCGTCCGGGGGACCTGCTTCTCCGGCACCTGCAAACACCCAATCGCGCCAAAAGACTGTCAGAATCCATCCAGAGCCTCGCGTCCCACTGGAAAAAAAACGTTTCTGGGGTGGGGGAGGAGAAGACGCTTGCCTCCTCGCCAAGCTCGGCGGCACGCTGGGCGGCCTGGCCGCGCTCGCGGCCGAGCCTGCGCTTCTGGGCCTTCTTCTCGCGCTTGAGCTTGGCGTACACCTCGCTGCGCTTCTCCTTGTTCCTGATCTCcgagggcagcggcggcgccgGCTTCTCCTCCTTGGGCCTCTTGTCCCTCCGCCCCCGCCTCTCGCCCTCGTCCGCCGCCTCATCGCCGTCAGGCTGCCTCCGCTTCCTGTCCTCCCTCGCCATCGCCTTCGCTGCTGCCGTTCTAGGTTGTTCTGCGCGGGGATGACATAGCAATAGATCAATACATATGGCGCAGCAAGCAATTGCATAGCAATCTGCAGCAAGCAATCATGCAATATAGAGCAAAAAATGCAGCAAGTATTCATCAATAAATAGCCACCGTACAGGAACACACGACAATGTGCGGCAATGCTATCAAAATTTCGTCCGCTTCACATCAATATACAACGATATCTCAAGCAATATGCATCAACCCATCAAAAAATTCATCCGCCTTACATCATCAATATTAGACAACAATACGACAGAGCAAAACAAAACCGAAAAATCCCATCCTCTTTCTATCTGTACAGGAGGTGGGAGGGGAATGGGGAGCGGGAGGAAAGGGGAGCGGCTACCTTGGAGAGCGGACGGAGGAGgtcgcggcggggcggcggggcagcgggagGCGTCGCCGGCGGCTGCCCTTGCTGGTTCAGTGGTCCACGCGAGTTGTTGAGGCGGGGAGGCGGGGGGAGGAGATCCGGCGAGCGGTGGCGGAGGAGGAGGTCGCGGGGGGGAGGCGGCTTGGCGCGCGGCGGTGGAGGggcggcggctaggaaccctagctgcCGCTGGGGTGTATGGGGATCGAGCAGGGGGGTTCTGGACGAAACACAGCCTAGGGCACCGCGGCGGCGGGTTTGGGATTAGGAAGACCCGTGTGAGACTACTGGGCCGTGCATCGATGCCGTGGGCTGATATCGTCtttgtgttttttttcttgttttttatggTTACTAAAATTTGTGAACTGTGAAGCAATAAAAAGAATCTTCTCTACCCTTAAA is drawn from Triticum dicoccoides isolate Atlit2015 ecotype Zavitan chromosome 4A, WEW_v2.0, whole genome shotgun sequence and contains these coding sequences:
- the LOC119287910 gene encoding ribosome production factor 1-like — encoded protein: MAREDRKRRQPDGDEAADEGERRGRRDKRPKEEKPAPPLPSEIRNKEKRSEVYAKLKREKKAQKRRLGRERGQAAQRAAELGEEVPEKQVPRTIENTREPDETVCRPDDQELFAGNDADEFNAVLKQVVTPKVLITTCRFNSGRGPAFIKELMQVIPNAQYVNRGTYDLKKIVEYANNREFTSVMVVHTNRREPDALLIINLPEGPTAHFKLSKLVLRKDIKNHGNPTSHKPELVLNNFTTRLGHRVGRMIQSLFPQDPNFRGRRVVTFHNQRDYIFFRHHRYIFEEKEKKIVSKDKKSKGETKTEKQINCRLQECGPRFTLKLLTLQHGTFDTKSGEYEWVHKPDLDTSRRRFFL